The Candidatus Zixiibacteriota bacterium genomic interval GGGCCGAAGACACTCTTGTTGGGGTAGTGCGGCGCATACCGGTCGACATGGTCATCCTATCGGTTGGTTTAGAACCGCAAGCCGATGTCGAAGAAGTGCGCCGTCGCTTCAACGTCACCTGCGGCCACGAAGGATGGTTCATGGAACGACACCCCAAACTCGCCCCAGTTTCAACATTTACCGATGGAGTTTTTCTGGCCGGTACTTGCCAGGGGCCTAAAGATATTCCCGATAGTGTCGCCCAGGCTGGCGCTGCCGCTGCGGAAGCTCTCGCTCTCATTGATGCAGGTCACGTCGAACTCGAACCGAATACGGCTTATGTTCGGGAGGATTCCTGTTCCGGGTGTAGGACGTGCATGAATGTCTGCCCATACAGTGCGGTGACGTTCGACAGCGAGAAGAACACAGCCTCTGTTACCGGAGCTCTATGCAAAGGCTGCGGCACCTGCGTGGCGACCTGCCCGTCGGGTGCTCTTCAGCAAAACCTGTTTACCGACGAACAGATCTTCCAAGAAATCAGAGGGTTGGTTAACTATGTTTGAAAACAACGAGACAAACCGGTCGTTTGAGCCTAAGATCGTTGCATTCTTCTGCAACTGGTGCACATACACCGCTGCCGACCTCGCCGGAACCGCGAGAATGGTCTATGCACCCAACGTGCGCGTGGTGCGCGTGATGTGTTCCGGGCGGGTGGATCCGCAGTTCATTCTGGCCGCGTTGCGTGAAGGTGCTGACGGAGTTCTGATCGGGGGCTGCCATCCGGGTGATTGCCATTATCAGGAAGGTAACTACAAGGCTCTGCGTCGATTCACACTGCTGAAAACGCTCCTCAGATCGATGGGTGTCGAAGAGGGACGGATGCGACTCGAATGGATCGCGGCGTCTGAAGGCGACAAAGTACAGAGGGTCATCAACGAGATGACTGAGGCTGTACGCAAGCTCGGTCCACTGCATCTGGAGTCAGCATCGCAATTAGCGTTTGAAAAAGCTGAATCGACACAACCGGCAGCGGTAGCAGCTGGGCAAGGAGGAAAAACATGAGCAAACCCAAAGTCAGTTTCTACTGGTGCGCTTCGTGCGGTGGATGCGAGGAGGCCGTCGTTGACCTTGCTGAAGACATCCTGAAAGTGGTAGAAGCCGTAGACATCGCCTTCTGGCCAGTCGCTCTCGATTTCAAGCGCGTGGACGTCGAAGCCCTTCAGGATGGTGAACTGGCCGTTAGCTTCATTAATGGTGCAATTCGCAGTTCAGAGCAATTCGAGATGGTGGAACTGCTGCGCAAGAAATCGCAACTTATCGTAGCTTTTGGAAGCTGCGCGCATCTTGGAGGAATTCCCGGATTGGCGAATTTATCTGACCGTCAGGGAGTGTTTCAGGAGGCCTACATAGATGCTCCCAGCGTAGTCAATGACGACAAGGTCTTGCCGCTTGAGGAGATCGACGTGGCGGAGGGAAGACTCACACTCCCCTCATTATGGAATACGGTGAAGACACTCGACCAGGTTATTGAAGTGGACTACTACCTGCCGGGCTGCCCGCCTCCGGTCAAGCTGATACGCGATGCTGTCAACGCCATAGTGACCGGGCAGTTGCCGGCTCGGGGGGCGGTTCTCGCGCCTGATATCGCTCTCTGCGAGGAGTGCCCTCGCCGTGATACCAAGCCGGAGAAACCCACACTGCGTGAGTTCAAGAGGCCCCACGCGGTTGATATTGATCCGGAAGAATGCCTGCTTGCACAAGGGTTGCTCTGCATGGGACCTGTGACGCGTAAGGGGTGCGAAGCTGCCTGCGTAGCGGCAAACATGCCGTGCACCGGGTGCTTAGGGCCGACAAGCCGTGTCACCGATTTCGGCGCAAAAGCACTTTCGGCCATCGCATCGCTGGTGGATTCCAACGACGAAAAGGAGATAGCAGCCATTCTTGATCAGGTCGTCGATCCTATCGGCACATTCTATCGCTATAGCCTCCCCGCGTCGCTGTTGCACCGGCGCTATCAAGGACCCGACCACGGAGGAAAACAGCAATGACCAAGAGAATTACGATTGATCCGATAACGCGGCTTGAAGGCCACGGCAAGATCGACATATTCCTTGACGACAAGGGAGATGTCGAAAAAGCATACTTTCAGGTTCCTGAGTTGCGCGGCTTCGAGAAATTCGCTCAGGGACGTCCCGCCGAAGATATGCCTCAGATAACCTCGCGAATCTGTGGAGTCTGTCCTACCGCACACCACATGGCATCCACAAAAGCCCTGGATCATCTCTACAAGGTTGAGCCTCCATCAGCAGCTAAGAAGGTCAGGGAACTAGTTTACCAGATGTTCTATGTTGAGGATCACGCTCTACACTTCTTCTACCTCGCCGGGCCTGATTTTATTGTAGGTCCGAAAGCTCCCAAAGGGGAACGGAACATTCTCGGCGTACTGGGCAAGGTCGGAAAAGACGTCGGCTTGAAGGTGATCGGAATGCGCAAGGAGTTACGCAACCTGATGAGCCTTGTGTCCGGGAAAGCCATTCATCCGGTCTTTGGCCTGCCAGGTGGCATTTCAAAACCGATTGCGAAAGAAGATCAGCAACAATTCAAAGACGCTGCCCAGCGCGCCGTGGAATTCGGGCAGTTCTGTCTCAATGCGTTCAATGATATTGTCCATAAGAATCCGGAATACGTGGAGTACATCACCTCAGATATGTACACGCACAAAACATATTACATGGGGCTTGTGGACAATGAAAACAAGGTCAGCTTCTACGATGGTGATCTCAGGGTGGTTGGCCCGAATGGAAAGGAATTCCTGAGGTTCCCCGGGCGGGAGTATCTGGATCACATGGCCGAACACGTCGAGCCGTGGAGCTACGTCAAATTCAGCTACCTGAAGGATATCGGTTGGCACGGTTTCACTGATGGCCCGGATAGCGGCGTGTTTGCTGTTGCACCGTTGGCGCGCCTTAACGCCGCCGATGGCATGGCTACACCACTGGCTCAAGAAGCATACGAGCGATTCTTTGATATCCTCGGTGGCAAACCAGTACATCATTCACTGGCCACAAGCTGGGCTCGTCTGATTGAGCTTCTCTATTCGGCGGAGCGGATGCAGCAACTCGCGAATGACCCGGAAATCGTCAGCCCCCATGTCCGCACGATACCTTCTGAAACGCCCGAGGAAGGGATCGGCGTGGTCGAAGCTCCGCGTGGAACACTGATCCACCACTACAAGACAGATGAGCGAGGTCTTATCGAACGGGCGAATCTGATTGTCGCCACGCAGAATAATTCGGCACGCATTGCGCTGTCGGTCGACAAGGCGG includes:
- a CDS encoding hydrogenase iron-sulfur subunit; the protein is MFENNETNRSFEPKIVAFFCNWCTYTAADLAGTARMVYAPNVRVVRVMCSGRVDPQFILAALREGADGVLIGGCHPGDCHYQEGNYKALRRFTLLKTLLRSMGVEEGRMRLEWIAASEGDKVQRVINEMTEAVRKLGPLHLESASQLAFEKAESTQPAAVAAGQGGKT
- a CDS encoding oxidoreductase — its product is MSKPKVSFYWCASCGGCEEAVVDLAEDILKVVEAVDIAFWPVALDFKRVDVEALQDGELAVSFINGAIRSSEQFEMVELLRKKSQLIVAFGSCAHLGGIPGLANLSDRQGVFQEAYIDAPSVVNDDKVLPLEEIDVAEGRLTLPSLWNTVKTLDQVIEVDYYLPGCPPPVKLIRDAVNAIVTGQLPARGAVLAPDIALCEECPRRDTKPEKPTLREFKRPHAVDIDPEECLLAQGLLCMGPVTRKGCEAACVAANMPCTGCLGPTSRVTDFGAKALSAIASLVDSNDEKEIAAILDQVVDPIGTFYRYSLPASLLHRRYQGPDHGGKQQ
- a CDS encoding Ni/Fe hydrogenase subunit alpha — protein: MTKRITIDPITRLEGHGKIDIFLDDKGDVEKAYFQVPELRGFEKFAQGRPAEDMPQITSRICGVCPTAHHMASTKALDHLYKVEPPSAAKKVRELVYQMFYVEDHALHFFYLAGPDFIVGPKAPKGERNILGVLGKVGKDVGLKVIGMRKELRNLMSLVSGKAIHPVFGLPGGISKPIAKEDQQQFKDAAQRAVEFGQFCLNAFNDIVHKNPEYVEYITSDMYTHKTYYMGLVDNENKVSFYDGDLRVVGPNGKEFLRFPGREYLDHMAEHVEPWSYVKFSYLKDIGWHGFTDGPDSGVFAVAPLARLNAADGMATPLAQEAYERFFDILGGKPVHHSLATSWARLIELLYSAERMQQLANDPEIVSPHVRTIPSETPEEGIGVVEAPRGTLIHHYKTDERGLIERANLIVATQNNSARIALSVDKAAKGLISNGRFDDGILNMIEMAFRAYDPCHGCATHALPGQMPLIVRVYDTERELVQEIRRD